A genomic segment from Pirellulales bacterium encodes:
- a CDS encoding glutamate synthase subunit beta, producing MGDVRGFMKYGRKTSGKEPVPERIKHYREFLTILSEDELRKQGARCMDCGVPFCHTGCPLGNIIPDWNDLVYRDHWQEAINRLHATNNFPEFTGRVCPAPCEAACVLGINEDPVAIKQIECSIADRGFDEGWIVAEPPTVRTEKKVAIIGSGPSGLAAAQQLNRAGHYVTVFERADRPGGLLMYGIPDFKLEKSRIWRRIKQLQEEGVEFKYNANVGVNVATADLRRDYDSILLCGGATQGRDLPIPGRDLGGVHFAMEFLPQQNKVNQGDVISQQILATGKDVIVIGGGDTGSDCDGTSNRQGCKSLTQFELLPQPPDVGNYPRADQRPANTPWPLWPMIMRTSTSHEEGCRREWGILTKEFRGDSHGHVESLVTVRIEWIKDEQGRHVFKEMEGTQEVWPCQLVLLAMGFVGPEKRGAISDLNLEMDPRGNVKTDANYMTSQPGVFAAGDLRRGQSLVVWAIHEGREAARAVDKYLMGVSHLPSVNAGDFAWK from the coding sequence ATGGGTGACGTTCGCGGGTTTATGAAATATGGCCGCAAGACCAGCGGCAAAGAGCCGGTGCCGGAACGAATCAAGCATTATCGTGAATTTCTCACGATATTGTCGGAAGACGAGCTGCGCAAACAGGGCGCCCGGTGCATGGATTGCGGCGTCCCCTTTTGCCATACCGGCTGTCCGCTAGGGAACATCATTCCCGACTGGAACGATTTGGTATACCGCGATCACTGGCAGGAAGCCATCAATCGATTGCACGCTACGAACAATTTTCCGGAATTCACCGGACGGGTGTGCCCTGCCCCGTGCGAAGCGGCGTGCGTGTTAGGCATTAACGAAGATCCGGTGGCGATTAAGCAAATTGAATGTTCCATTGCCGATCGCGGATTTGATGAAGGCTGGATTGTAGCGGAACCACCGACGGTTCGCACAGAGAAAAAAGTGGCCATCATTGGCAGCGGCCCGTCGGGATTGGCGGCGGCGCAGCAACTCAATCGCGCTGGACATTATGTCACCGTGTTCGAGCGAGCCGATCGGCCGGGCGGTTTGCTAATGTACGGCATTCCGGATTTCAAGCTGGAAAAATCGCGCATCTGGCGGCGGATTAAGCAACTTCAAGAGGAGGGCGTGGAATTTAAGTACAATGCCAACGTGGGGGTCAACGTGGCGACGGCTGATTTGCGCCGTGATTACGACTCCATCTTGCTTTGCGGTGGCGCCACGCAAGGGCGCGATTTGCCAATTCCCGGCCGCGACCTCGGTGGCGTTCATTTTGCCATGGAGTTTCTTCCGCAACAAAATAAAGTGAACCAGGGAGATGTAATTTCCCAACAGATTTTGGCGACGGGCAAGGACGTGATTGTCATCGGCGGTGGGGATACCGGCAGCGACTGCGATGGGACATCCAACCGGCAAGGTTGCAAAAGCCTCACGCAGTTCGAACTGCTTCCGCAACCGCCCGATGTGGGAAATTACCCGCGGGCTGATCAGCGCCCTGCCAATACACCTTGGCCGTTGTGGCCCATGATTATGCGCACTAGCACCTCGCACGAAGAAGGCTGTCGCCGCGAGTGGGGCATTTTGACGAAGGAATTCCGCGGCGATTCCCACGGTCACGTGGAGAGTTTAGTCACGGTGCGCATTGAATGGATCAAAGACGAGCAAGGGCGCCACGTGTTCAAGGAAATGGAAGGCACGCAGGAAGTGTGGCCCTGCCAACTCGTGTTATTGGCCATGGGCTTTGTCGGGCCGGAAAAACGCGGAGCGATTTCTGATTTGAATTTGGAAATGGATCCGCGTGGCAATGTAAAAACGGATGCCAACTACATGACGAGCCAGCCCGGCGTGTTTGCCGCTGGCGATTTGCGTCGCGGGCAGTCTTTGGTGGTGTGGGCCATTCACGAAGGGCGCGAAGCTGCCCGAGCCGTCGATAAATACCTGATGGGGGTATCGCACCTGCCGAGCGTGAACGCCGGCGATTTTGCGTGGAAATAA
- a CDS encoding efflux RND transporter permease subunit encodes MKLIVFAMKHPVTTVMLVVSIVLGGCLALSRMRIDIFPPINMPQIYVFCNYGGMDPGQMEGLLVNQFEISFQYVDGVKSIESRCISQVAVIKLSFYPDTDMAKAMASVVSQANRAQATMPPNVLPPLIMQMDAGSVPVGYLVLQSKTASLGTMGDLAQMRVRALVQSNVPGTVATSPFGTNVRAIVISVDPDRLRSYDLTPEDVVSAVQAGNFISPSGNVYIEDEMPLVPNNAMIGNSADFANIPIKTGRNVYVRDVGTVADATDLNYGYGLVNGHKSVYLPIVKKSTASTLQVVADIHKAMPLFKSVLPDDVDISFEFDESPTVVRSIKNVGTEGLIGATLTGLMVLLFLRDWRSVLVVVANIPLALLGALFALWITGCTINIMTLGGLALAIGILVDEATVSIENIHVQMTRTKSLARAVERGGAETAIPRFLALVCILSVFIPAFIMAEPIRSFFVPLALAVGFAMTTSYFLSSTLVPVLSVWLLKHHGKTHEEHSQGLFARVERVFGGVVKQLVLWRWVVVPSYLVVCLLILLVVGTNLGTELFPQVDAGEFVLRFRAPPGSNYEITREIAVKALQIIEQEAGGPGSIDISMGFAGQQAPTYSMNNLILFMRGPDDGQMRIALNENFDVRLDELRERLRKLLPEKIKPWLAELLQQKGLTPDSAKQRADLVTFGFEPGDIVSEVMSFGSPTPIEVAVASPNMADSKMFAMRIKKELEKNDYLRDVGFRQSLDYPTVPVKIDRERAGLSGLTARDVADAILVSTSSSRYVARNYWRDPKTGIDYQVEVLVPTPRMNSPRQVETIPVRHVEGGTNVLVRDVANVMAGAMPGEYDRNTMQRYLSLTANVEGEDLGRAGRQIHRAIEAAGQPPKGVRIEVRGQITPMEEMFRSMGIGLIAAVMAILIMLTAYFESPRLALSAVGAVPGVLTGVVLILFITRTTLNIESFMGSIMCIGVSLANSVMMVSFISRDWREGKNTFEAAWSGAQERLRPILMTACAMIAGMVPMALALEHGTEMQAPLGRAVIGGLAFSTFATLFIVPAVFALLMGKKPAISLSMHPDDPESAHYHEMRGEEGSGA; translated from the coding sequence AAGCTGTCGTTCTATCCCGATACCGACATGGCCAAAGCGATGGCTTCGGTAGTCAGCCAGGCCAATCGCGCGCAAGCGACGATGCCTCCCAACGTGTTGCCGCCGCTGATTATGCAAATGGATGCCGGCAGCGTGCCCGTGGGTTATCTCGTGTTGCAAAGTAAAACCGCTTCGCTGGGAACGATGGGTGATTTGGCCCAAATGCGAGTTCGAGCCCTGGTGCAATCCAATGTGCCTGGCACGGTCGCTACTTCGCCTTTCGGCACCAATGTGCGGGCGATTGTCATCAGCGTTGACCCCGATCGGTTGCGCTCTTACGACCTAACGCCGGAAGATGTGGTTTCCGCAGTTCAAGCGGGCAATTTCATCAGCCCGTCGGGCAATGTGTACATCGAAGACGAAATGCCGCTGGTGCCCAACAATGCCATGATTGGCAATTCGGCAGACTTCGCAAATATTCCAATTAAAACCGGCCGGAATGTTTATGTGCGCGATGTCGGCACCGTGGCCGATGCCACCGACCTGAACTACGGCTATGGGCTGGTCAATGGCCACAAATCGGTATACTTGCCGATCGTGAAAAAAAGCACCGCTTCCACGCTGCAAGTGGTGGCCGATATTCACAAGGCCATGCCGCTTTTCAAAAGCGTGCTGCCAGACGATGTGGATATTAGTTTTGAATTCGACGAATCGCCCACGGTCGTTCGCTCCATCAAAAATGTCGGCACGGAAGGCTTAATCGGCGCCACATTAACTGGCCTGATGGTGTTATTATTCCTGCGCGATTGGCGCAGCGTGTTGGTCGTGGTGGCAAATATTCCGCTGGCACTATTAGGAGCGCTGTTCGCGCTGTGGATCACCGGTTGCACAATCAATATTATGACGCTCGGCGGGCTAGCGCTGGCGATTGGCATCTTGGTCGACGAAGCGACGGTCTCGATCGAAAATATCCACGTACAAATGACGCGCACGAAGTCCTTGGCCCGAGCGGTGGAACGGGGCGGTGCGGAAACGGCCATTCCCCGATTTTTGGCGCTCGTTTGCATTTTGTCGGTATTCATTCCGGCATTTATCATGGCCGAGCCGATCCGTTCGTTCTTCGTGCCGCTGGCGCTAGCTGTCGGCTTTGCGATGACGACCTCGTATTTCCTTTCCAGCACGCTCGTTCCGGTGTTGTCGGTGTGGTTGTTGAAACATCACGGAAAGACGCACGAAGAACACTCGCAAGGGCTGTTTGCACGGGTAGAACGGGTGTTTGGCGGCGTGGTGAAGCAGCTCGTATTGTGGCGCTGGGTGGTAGTGCCATCTTACTTAGTTGTTTGCCTACTGATCCTGTTGGTCGTGGGGACTAACCTAGGAACAGAGTTATTTCCGCAAGTCGATGCCGGCGAATTCGTGCTTCGATTCCGCGCCCCGCCCGGCTCCAACTATGAAATCACCCGCGAAATTGCCGTGAAGGCCTTGCAAATCATCGAGCAAGAAGCCGGCGGCCCCGGCAGCATCGATATTTCCATGGGCTTTGCCGGCCAGCAAGCGCCCACGTACTCGATGAACAATTTAATTTTGTTCATGCGCGGGCCAGATGACGGCCAAATGCGCATCGCCTTGAACGAAAACTTTGACGTTCGCCTGGACGAGTTGCGCGAGCGATTGCGCAAGCTCTTGCCGGAAAAAATCAAGCCGTGGCTGGCCGAGTTGCTCCAGCAGAAAGGCTTGACGCCTGATTCGGCCAAGCAACGCGCCGATTTGGTTACGTTCGGCTTTGAGCCCGGCGACATCGTTAGCGAAGTGATGAGCTTCGGCTCCCCCACGCCCATTGAGGTGGCTGTCGCCAGCCCGAACATGGCTGATTCCAAAATGTTCGCGATGCGGATAAAAAAAGAGCTCGAAAAAAATGATTATTTGCGCGACGTCGGTTTCCGCCAATCGCTCGATTACCCGACGGTGCCTGTAAAAATCGACCGAGAACGCGCCGGCCTCAGTGGACTGACTGCGCGCGACGTGGCCGATGCCATCTTGGTTAGCACTTCGTCCAGCCGTTATGTGGCACGCAATTATTGGCGCGATCCGAAAACGGGCATCGATTATCAAGTGGAAGTGCTGGTCCCCACGCCACGCATGAACTCGCCGCGGCAAGTGGAAACCATTCCGGTGCGGCACGTGGAGGGGGGCACCAATGTCCTGGTTCGAGATGTTGCCAACGTCATGGCCGGGGCTATGCCCGGCGAATACGACCGCAACACCATGCAACGCTACTTGAGTTTGACCGCGAATGTAGAAGGGGAAGATTTGGGCCGCGCCGGACGGCAAATTCACCGGGCGATCGAAGCTGCCGGTCAACCCCCTAAAGGCGTTCGCATTGAGGTGCGTGGGCAAATCACGCCGATGGAAGAAATGTTCCGCTCCATGGGTATTGGCTTAATTGCGGCGGTGATGGCAATTTTAATTATGCTCACCGCGTATTTTGAATCGCCTCGCTTGGCGCTTTCCGCGGTGGGCGCGGTGCCGGGCGTACTGACCGGCGTGGTATTGATTTTGTTTATTACCCGGACAACGTTAAATATTGAATCGTTCATGGGCTCCATCATGTGCATTGGTGTGTCGCTGGCGAATTCGGTCATGATGGTGTCGTTCATTTCCCGTGATTGGCGCGAAGGGAAGAACACCTTTGAAGCCGCCTGGTCGGGCGCACAAGAACGGTTGCGGCCAATTTTAATGACCGCTTGCGCGATGATCGCCGGCATGGTGCCCATGGCGTTGGCGCTGGAACACGGTACCGAAATGCAAGCGCCGCTGGGCCGCGCGGTAATTGGTGGCTTGGCGTTTTCCACCTTCGCCACGCTGTTCATTGTTCCGGCGGTATTTGCACTGTTGATGGGGAAGAAGCCGGCAATTTCGTTGTCGATGCATCCCGATGACCCCGAAAGCGCTCATTACCATGAAATGCGCGGCGAGGAAGGCAGCGGGGCGTAA
- a CDS encoding efflux RND transporter periplasmic adaptor subunit: MKRIWLSLTIAGSLLSGCSDPASPTGKAMELRPTVTVAQPEIRTIHRSVAQPGVIEPYEQTSIFSKVAGFVQRWNVDIGDHVKKDQLLAEILVPELAEEYNQKVAVVEQQKSMVKQSEQLIHVAESNLQASIDAVNETKANLTRYAADVERWEGELDRLNKMVRDQVVNPEVLAETKNQAKASQSAYDAAQAAVKTKESQQLASAAQVDKCKADLAAAGAQVKVAEADERRMAAMFAYTKILAPYDGVVTTRNINTGDFVRPASGDASGGEEGGAYGVSSIPLFVVARTDPMMFVIGVPELDAPYVSVGTKASLRLQSLAEREYDVPVTRTSLALRNQSRTLQAEIDLPNPKDELLPGMYAYGSIEIERPKVWAIPSSAIVEIGNRMCCYLVNEGVAVRTQIQAGVSDGTWTEVVKRRTYPTSGEPGAWEDFNGSERVIDGDLSEVGDGKQVAVENAK, encoded by the coding sequence GTGAAACGCATTTGGTTATCATTGACGATTGCCGGCAGTCTGCTTAGCGGCTGCTCCGACCCCGCAAGCCCTACGGGAAAGGCGATGGAGCTACGGCCCACGGTCACCGTTGCACAGCCGGAAATCCGCACGATTCATCGCTCCGTGGCTCAGCCCGGGGTGATCGAACCGTACGAGCAAACGTCCATTTTTTCTAAAGTCGCCGGGTTTGTGCAAAGGTGGAATGTCGACATAGGGGACCACGTGAAGAAGGATCAATTGCTGGCCGAAATTCTCGTCCCCGAATTGGCGGAAGAATACAACCAAAAAGTCGCGGTCGTGGAACAGCAAAAATCGATGGTCAAGCAAAGCGAGCAACTTATACACGTGGCCGAAAGCAATTTGCAAGCATCAATCGACGCCGTGAACGAAACGAAGGCAAATCTCACTCGTTATGCGGCCGATGTCGAACGTTGGGAGGGAGAGCTGGATCGGCTGAATAAAATGGTGCGCGATCAAGTCGTTAATCCCGAGGTATTGGCCGAAACGAAAAATCAAGCCAAGGCCAGTCAGTCGGCCTATGACGCAGCCCAGGCAGCCGTCAAAACCAAGGAATCGCAACAGTTGGCCTCTGCCGCCCAGGTCGATAAATGCAAAGCCGACTTGGCCGCCGCGGGGGCACAGGTGAAAGTTGCCGAGGCTGACGAACGGCGCATGGCCGCCATGTTCGCCTATACGAAAATTCTTGCCCCCTACGATGGCGTCGTCACCACGCGAAATATCAACACCGGCGACTTTGTCCGACCCGCTTCCGGCGACGCCTCCGGTGGGGAAGAAGGGGGCGCCTACGGGGTAAGCTCCATTCCGTTGTTCGTTGTCGCCCGCACCGATCCCATGATGTTTGTCATCGGCGTGCCAGAACTCGATGCACCGTATGTGTCGGTGGGAACCAAAGCGTCGTTGCGGCTGCAATCGCTGGCCGAACGGGAATACGACGTGCCTGTCACTCGCACTTCGCTGGCGCTGCGAAATCAAAGCCGTACCCTGCAGGCAGAAATCGATTTACCCAATCCGAAAGACGAACTGCTGCCGGGAATGTATGCCTATGGTTCCATCGAAATCGAGCGGCCTAAAGTGTGGGCCATTCCCAGTTCGGCAATTGTAGAAATTGGCAACCGCATGTGTTGCTACTTAGTGAACGAAGGGGTAGCCGTGCGAACACAAATTCAGGCCGGCGTAAGCGACGGCACTTGGACGGAAGTGGTCAAGCGACGAACTTATCCGACCAGTGGAGAACCGGGAGCGTGGGAAGATTTCAACGGCTCCGAGCGCGTCATTGACGGCGACCTCTCAGAAGTTGGCGACGGTAAGCAGGTGGCCGTCGAGAATGCGAAATAG
- the gmd gene encoding GDP-mannose 4,6-dehydratase, translating into MILPRRALITGITGQDGSYLAELLLEKGYEVHGLARQASSLHTGRLEHLYRNLHGASPNLVLHYDDMIDGIRLANLVLDVQPDEIYNLAAQSHVQASFDQPLYTAEITALGTLRVLEAARQLNKHKSVRFYQASSSEMFGKAMESPQREDTRFHPRSPYACGKVFAHFQTVNYREAYGLFACCGILFNHESPRRGENFVTRKITRAAARIRLGLENRLSLGSLDAQRDWGYAKDYVEAMWLMLQQSQPDDFVIATGETHTVREFLQIAFDRVNLDWQQHVDIDPRYFRPSEPFHLVGDATKARQQLGWKPRTSFQQLAEMMVDADLALAAHQAAPLAIKPAA; encoded by the coding sequence ATGATTTTACCCCGCCGCGCTTTAATCACCGGCATCACCGGACAGGACGGCTCCTATCTGGCGGAGTTGCTCTTGGAAAAAGGATACGAGGTTCATGGTTTAGCCCGACAGGCCAGCTCGCTGCATACCGGTCGGCTGGAGCATCTGTATCGAAATTTGCACGGCGCGAGCCCCAATCTGGTGCTGCATTACGATGACATGATCGATGGCATTCGCCTGGCGAATTTGGTGCTCGATGTGCAGCCCGACGAGATTTACAACCTGGCCGCTCAAAGCCACGTGCAGGCTTCATTCGATCAACCGCTCTACACGGCTGAGATTACCGCACTGGGCACGCTGCGCGTCTTGGAAGCCGCCCGGCAATTGAATAAGCATAAGTCGGTGCGGTTCTATCAGGCCTCTTCCAGCGAAATGTTTGGCAAAGCCATGGAATCGCCGCAGCGCGAAGATACCCGATTCCACCCGCGCAGCCCGTACGCTTGTGGCAAAGTATTTGCGCATTTTCAAACGGTCAACTATCGTGAGGCGTATGGTCTGTTTGCCTGCTGCGGAATTTTGTTCAATCACGAATCGCCTCGCCGCGGCGAAAATTTTGTCACGCGCAAAATTACGCGCGCAGCCGCACGAATTCGCTTGGGGTTGGAAAATCGCTTGTCGTTGGGAAGCCTCGATGCCCAGCGCGACTGGGGTTACGCCAAAGATTACGTCGAAGCGATGTGGCTAATGCTGCAGCAAAGTCAGCCCGACGATTTTGTCATTGCCACTGGCGAAACGCACACGGTGCGCGAGTTTTTGCAAATCGCGTTTGACCGCGTGAATTTGGATTGGCAACAGCATGTGGACATCGATCCGCGTTATTTTCGCCCCAGCGAGCCGTTTCATCTTGTGGGCGATGCCACCAAAGCACGCCAGCAGCTTGGCTGGAAACCGCGCACATCATTTCAACAATTGGCCGAAATGATGGTCGATGCCGATTTGGCTTTGGCAGCGCACCAAGCGGCTCCCCTTGCTATCAAGCCCGCCGCGTGA
- a CDS encoding thiamine pyrophosphate-binding protein has translation MAQLMRGIDAFLDLLAAAGVRHIFGNPGTTELPLNDALAGDPRFQYILGLQEVPLVAMADGFAMASRSLAVVNLHICCGLGNAMGMLYNAFREGTPLLITAGQQDRRLKFEEPILWGRMVDVVRPWKWSEWKICLPPRAALFKQHLRRRLAPCLCRCRWMCKLP, from the coding sequence ATGGCTCAGCTCATGCGCGGAATCGATGCGTTTCTCGATTTGCTTGCTGCGGCCGGTGTACGGCACATTTTCGGCAACCCCGGCACCACGGAGCTGCCGCTAAACGATGCCTTGGCTGGCGATCCGCGCTTTCAGTACATCTTGGGACTGCAAGAAGTGCCGCTGGTGGCGATGGCCGATGGTTTCGCCATGGCTTCGCGCTCACTGGCTGTGGTTAACTTGCACATTTGCTGCGGGTTGGGCAACGCCATGGGCATGTTATACAACGCTTTCCGGGAAGGCACTCCGCTGTTAATTACGGCAGGCCAGCAAGACCGTCGCTTGAAATTTGAAGAGCCTATTTTATGGGGCCGTATGGTCGACGTAGTTCGGCCGTGGAAGTGGAGCGAGTGGAAGATTTGCCTACCGCCACGCGCCGCGCTATTCAAACAGCACTTACGCCGCCGACTGGCCCCGTGTTTATGTCGCTGCCGATGGATGTGCAAACTGCCGTAA
- a CDS encoding glycosyltransferase family 10, translated as MKPRLRLAFSDFKAAMNPANHYFTRLLREKYDVELSDQPEIVIYSCYGSRENFRRYPCTRVYYTSENLRPNFADCDYAFTFDYCDHPNHYRLPQYALHCDVGRLVKTTVDPQKVLAEKIQFCNFVYSNRYCRFRNAFFRELSKYKHVDAGGRLFNNVGGRVKDKLEFIRQYKFTLAFENSSYPGYTTEKIGQPMLMNSLPIYWGNPLVHRDFNPASFLNYFDYGSPRALIERIIEVDRNDELYCQYVSQPWFHGNRPNAFVDKQNVLAQFEKILSSPQTPIALKKPEPRLFLIRQTRNTKLRLKKNWGRLNRWAKYHWDEMREAS; from the coding sequence ATGAAGCCTCGGCTGCGGTTGGCATTCAGCGATTTTAAGGCCGCGATGAATCCGGCCAATCATTACTTCACGCGATTATTGCGCGAGAAGTACGACGTCGAGCTTTCCGATCAGCCCGAGATTGTAATTTACAGTTGCTACGGTTCGCGAGAAAACTTTCGCCGTTACCCTTGCACGCGCGTTTACTACACCTCGGAAAATTTGCGGCCGAATTTCGCAGATTGCGATTACGCGTTCACCTTCGATTATTGCGATCATCCTAATCATTATCGCCTGCCGCAATACGCTTTGCATTGCGACGTCGGTCGATTGGTGAAGACCACGGTCGATCCCCAAAAAGTTCTGGCGGAAAAAATCCAGTTCTGCAATTTTGTGTATTCCAACCGCTATTGCCGGTTCCGCAACGCATTTTTTCGCGAGCTTTCGAAGTACAAACACGTAGATGCCGGCGGGCGGCTGTTCAACAATGTCGGGGGGCGGGTCAAAGATAAACTGGAATTCATCCGCCAATACAAATTTACCCTCGCGTTTGAAAACTCCAGCTATCCTGGCTATACGACGGAAAAAATTGGCCAGCCGATGCTCATGAACAGCTTGCCCATTTATTGGGGCAACCCGCTGGTGCACCGCGATTTTAACCCGGCCAGCTTTTTGAACTATTTCGATTATGGCAGTCCCCGCGCGCTGATCGAACGCATTATTGAAGTGGATCGCAACGACGAGTTGTATTGCCAATATGTAAGCCAGCCGTGGTTTCACGGCAACCGTCCGAACGCCTTTGTTGACAAGCAAAATGTACTGGCACAGTTCGAAAAGATTTTATCGTCGCCCCAAACGCCAATCGCGCTGAAAAAGCCTGAGCCGCGGCTCTTCCTGATTCGCCAGACTCGCAATACAAAACTGCGGCTCAAAAAAAACTGGGGCCGGCTGAATCGTTGGGCCAAGTATCACTGGGACGAAATGCGCGAAGCAAGCTAA
- a CDS encoding thiamine pyrophosphate-dependent enzyme — translation MEDLPTATRRAIQTALTPPTGPVFMSLPMDVQTAVTEGLDLTPARLPDRRVRPPLEALNRAAEVLIESKNAAILVGSRVQEADAVGELVRLAERLGLQVISESGTTHGRLAFPCDHPLYAQGLPLWSPEVRQRLQNYDVLLVVGMDLLRQYVYYEPACPIPEGTRLIHLDEDPYQLGKNYPLEVGLIGDTKTGLAELETILAQRMTAAQKKMAMQRIEHLALDHAAACQAAWQECDAQKNERPLSPLAFMAAIARVLPPDAAVVEEAVTTTGTMLERLGTFKNTSGHFGHRGWALGWGLGVALGVKLAWPRRPVMAILGEGAAMYGIQGLWSAARYRIPVTFVIANNAQYQILKVGAAGLQLPQALAGKFVGLDIVEPEVDMVALAESLGVQAVRITEPGDLSDAIKESLASDQPRLIDVPIARGVPERLNYG, via the coding sequence GTGGAAGATTTGCCTACCGCCACGCGCCGCGCTATTCAAACAGCACTTACGCCGCCGACTGGCCCCGTGTTTATGTCGCTGCCGATGGATGTGCAAACTGCCGTAACCGAGGGGCTCGACTTAACTCCCGCACGACTGCCCGATCGCCGAGTGCGCCCACCGCTGGAAGCATTGAACCGCGCAGCCGAAGTTTTGATCGAGTCTAAAAATGCTGCAATTTTGGTCGGCAGCCGCGTGCAGGAAGCCGACGCCGTGGGGGAGTTGGTTCGCCTGGCGGAGCGATTGGGCTTACAAGTTATTTCCGAAAGCGGCACTACGCACGGCCGGCTGGCGTTTCCCTGCGATCATCCGCTGTATGCTCAGGGATTGCCCCTGTGGTCGCCCGAAGTGCGCCAGCGCCTGCAAAATTATGACGTGCTGCTGGTCGTCGGCATGGATTTGTTGCGGCAATACGTGTACTACGAGCCAGCTTGCCCCATTCCTGAAGGAACCCGGCTAATTCATCTCGACGAAGATCCGTATCAACTCGGGAAAAATTATCCGTTGGAAGTTGGGCTGATCGGCGACACAAAAACGGGACTGGCGGAGTTGGAAACCATTCTGGCGCAGCGGATGACAGCGGCGCAGAAAAAAATGGCCATGCAGCGAATAGAACACCTCGCGCTCGATCACGCGGCGGCTTGCCAGGCTGCTTGGCAAGAGTGCGATGCGCAGAAAAACGAGCGACCGCTTTCTCCGCTGGCCTTTATGGCGGCCATCGCCCGGGTGCTTCCTCCGGATGCCGCCGTCGTGGAAGAAGCGGTAACCACCACCGGAACCATGTTGGAACGCTTGGGGACATTTAAAAACACCTCTGGCCACTTTGGCCATCGCGGCTGGGCTTTGGGATGGGGCTTGGGCGTTGCCTTGGGCGTAAAGTTGGCGTGGCCGCGCCGGCCGGTGATGGCCATTTTAGGTGAAGGAGCCGCCATGTACGGCATTCAAGGGTTGTGGTCGGCGGCCCGTTACCGCATTCCGGTCACGTTTGTAATTGCGAACAACGCCCAATATCAAATTCTCAAAGTCGGCGCTGCCGGTTTGCAATTGCCGCAAGCGCTGGCTGGAAAATTTGTGGGGCTAGACATTGTTGAGCCGGAGGTCGACATGGTCGCACTGGCTGAATCGCTGGGCGTACAAGCGGTGCGCATTACTGAGCCGGGCGATTTGAGTGATGCTATAAAAGAATCACTGGCTAGCGACCAGCCACGCTTAATCGATGTCCCCATTGCGCGCGGCGTGCCTGAGCGGTTGAATTACGGATAG
- a CDS encoding HEAT repeat domain-containing protein, translating into MLQNRVSILIACGILAFAGCNNEPSMDNSKLPLAVNVTVQPTDAHPPQVAAADALGRIGEPAVAALSDALTDGNPIVRLQSCRALAYMGIQAKDAVPALIRTLNDPEEGVREAAAEALGQVGLPAAPAVPTLIQMLRAKTVGGQ; encoded by the coding sequence ATGCTTCAAAACAGAGTGTCGATTTTGATCGCCTGCGGGATACTTGCTTTTGCCGGCTGCAACAACGAGCCGTCCATGGATAATTCCAAGCTTCCTCTTGCGGTGAACGTGACGGTGCAGCCGACTGATGCGCATCCCCCGCAAGTCGCAGCCGCCGATGCCTTGGGCCGCATTGGTGAGCCGGCCGTGGCGGCACTTTCCGATGCGCTGACCGACGGCAATCCGATTGTTCGCTTGCAATCTTGCCGCGCGCTGGCTTATATGGGCATTCAAGCCAAAGACGCGGTGCCGGCCCTCATTCGTACTTTAAACGATCCCGAAGAAGGGGTGCGGGAAGCGGCCGCGGAAGCGCTGGGACAAGTAGGATTGCCAGCCGCGCCGGCTGTGCCCACTCTCATCCAAATGTTGCGTGCGAAGACAGTGGGTGGTCAGTGA
- a CDS encoding VOC family protein has translation MPAALPISELNHVALVTRHLDASKKFYNEVLGFREVPRPNFTFPGAWLFGHGLMIHLLGHNPAANEQPSPAAAEILTREYHLALHTDDLSTVERLLTEHGILFRRNRQADTGVKQIFFQDPDGFHIEVGAYPPNPPAPG, from the coding sequence ATGCCAGCCGCGCTGCCAATTTCTGAACTGAACCATGTGGCGCTGGTCACTCGCCACCTCGATGCTAGCAAGAAGTTCTACAACGAGGTGCTGGGCTTCCGCGAAGTGCCGCGGCCAAATTTCACGTTTCCCGGCGCATGGTTGTTCGGCCATGGATTAATGATCCACCTTCTCGGTCACAATCCCGCAGCCAACGAACAACCGAGCCCAGCAGCGGCCGAAATTCTAACCCGCGAATACCATTTGGCGCTGCATACCGACGATTTGTCCACTGTCGAGCGGTTACTAACGGAACACGGCATACTGTTCCGCCGGAACCGGCAGGCCGACACCGGCGTAAAGCAGATTTTTTTTCAGGACCCGGACGGCTTTCATATTGAAGTGGGCGCCTATCCCCCAAACCCACCAGCACCGGGTTAA